Proteins found in one Micromonospora sp. WMMD1082 genomic segment:
- a CDS encoding helix-turn-helix transcriptional regulator encodes MPLPTSPVIRRARLGAELRQLRRREALTLEQVCERLGWASTSKLSRIELGQSRPDLADVLDLLDVYEVSALQRDALIVIARDAATSRGWWKSLGEMGERQRTYAELEAGAAGIVEYQPAIVPGLLQTSAYARLRIVAGQLIDPTVDVEADLRARAARHAVLRRVEPPRYTALITELACERAGDPVEVWREQLRHLLDLAALPHVTIRLLPVAAARVPLPLTPFSCYSFPDPADPRTVMLEALTTDVRLTTATDVDRYEQMTGCLLEAALPEEETVWALTRRLDG; translated from the coding sequence ATGCCGTTGCCAACGAGTCCGGTCATTCGACGTGCGCGACTGGGCGCCGAGTTGCGTCAGCTCCGCCGGCGGGAGGCGCTAACGCTGGAACAGGTGTGTGAGCGGCTCGGGTGGGCCTCCACCTCCAAGCTGTCCCGCATCGAGCTGGGGCAGAGCCGTCCGGATCTGGCCGACGTGCTCGACCTGCTCGACGTCTACGAGGTGTCGGCGCTGCAGCGCGACGCGCTGATCGTCATCGCCCGGGACGCCGCGACCAGCCGGGGCTGGTGGAAGTCGCTGGGGGAGATGGGCGAGCGGCAGCGCACGTACGCCGAACTCGAAGCCGGCGCGGCGGGCATCGTGGAGTACCAGCCGGCGATCGTGCCCGGCCTGCTGCAGACCTCGGCGTACGCCCGGCTGCGCATCGTCGCCGGCCAGCTGATCGACCCGACGGTGGACGTGGAGGCCGACCTGCGGGCCCGGGCCGCCCGGCACGCGGTGCTGCGCCGCGTCGAGCCGCCCCGCTACACGGCACTGATCACCGAGTTGGCCTGCGAGCGGGCCGGCGACCCGGTGGAGGTCTGGCGCGAGCAGCTGCGGCACCTGCTCGACCTGGCGGCCCTGCCGCACGTGACGATCCGGCTGCTGCCGGTCGCGGCGGCCCGGGTCCCGTTGCCGCTCACCCCGTTCTCCTGCTACTCCTTTCCCGACCCGGCGGACCCGCGCACGGTGATGCTGGAGGCGCTGACCACGGATGTGCGGCTGACCACCGCCACCGATGTCGACCGGTACGAGCAGATGACCGGTTGCCTGCTGGAGGCGGCACTGCCGGAGGAGGAGACGGTGTGGGCGCTGACCCGTCGGCTCGACGGGTGA